The DNA segment AGAGATTTCTCCCCCGAAATTCTTCGGGGCAGGCTACTCCGTGCTTCGTACCTCAGCACTCCGGTCGAAATGACAATAAGGGGTGGGGTTGAAAAGGATTTGGCGCGGATTCTCGTGGCTTACAATCGGAATTAAAAAGCAGGCGGGGACGCCTTGAATATGTCAGCATAGCGAGACGCTACGCTGAACTGAGTGGCCAAAGCGCAGTCCCCTCGTAGGCGCGCGGTTCAAACATTTACCAATGGGCCTTACGAACCATGCAATTTCCAGGCGTCATGCAGTATTTGTGCGTGATCAAAGGCGAGTTCCTTCTCCTGCCAGTACTGTACCAGTTCGGCTTCGGTAGCATCATCTCCGGCGCGGAGCTGCGAAAGGTCGGCTTCGGCCAGAAAAGCGGCAGAAACGGTGCGGCCGCGGGGATCGCGTCCCGGCGTTGAATAAATGCCAACCAATTGCAAGTTCTTAAGCTCGAGATTGGTTTCTTCCTTCGCCTCGCGCACACAGGCTAGTTCTACGGTTTCGTCTTCATCGACAAATCCGCCCGGCAGCGCGTATTGGCCCTGAAAAGGAGGGTTTTTCCTGCGGATCAATACCACAGCCCCGCTGGCTGAGAACACCACGCAATCTACCGTTAATGCACAGTTGAAATGAAGTGAAGTCACAGGATATCAGTGGCTGCTAAAAGCATTTTATGAAAAACAGGGCAAATTGAAAACGTTCTGTTCATTGAGCATGGTCTTAGTCATCCAAACGAATCACCGGATGTAACTGGAAATTGCCATTGCCCAACTGATGCACCGATTCGTTGGCGTCAAAATCGATGGAGAGAACCAGCAATTCCAAATCGGTAAGCGGCGCATGTACATTG comes from the Cryomorphaceae bacterium genome and includes:
- a CDS encoding NUDIX hydrolase; amino-acid sequence: MTSLHFNCALTVDCVVFSASGAVVLIRRKNPPFQGQYALPGGFVDEDETVELACVREAKEETNLELKNLQLVGIYSTPGRDPRGRTVSAAFLAEADLSQLRAGDDATEAELVQYWQEKELAFDHAQILHDAWKLHGS